A single Dechloromonas denitrificans DNA region contains:
- a CDS encoding 3'-5' exonuclease family protein, translating into MHRKPLAFVDLETTGATATFDRITEIGIVEVDADGSVREWQQLVNPGIRIPPFIEQLTGISNAMVADAPAFEEVAGEALCRLEGRLFIAHNARFDYGFLKNEFQRLGIVFRAPVLCTVKLSRTLFPEHKRHNLDSLIERHGLQAEARHRALADAQLIHQFWQRIHVAPGLETVQAALKTLNAHPSLPSQLDPGIIDELPETPGVYLFYGENELPLYIGKAKDIRKRVLSHFAADHKSAKDMALSQQLRRIDWIETAGEIGALLKEAALVKQLQPSSNRQLRKNDDICTWTLVDEGEGWLRPELTSARDLEFGIHASCYGLFKNSKEATDVLRALATEYNLCDTLLGLEKNVPGKPCFGYQIRRCKGACVGHEPYAKHTMRLVGALTRLKLVAWPVNGPALIREGKELHLIEGWRYLGTARSEVELHDLLDATRPPFDRDIYKLLAKHVGKMIPLSSAHASLTRN; encoded by the coding sequence ATGCACCGCAAACCCCTCGCTTTCGTCGACCTGGAAACCACCGGCGCCACCGCCACCTTCGACCGCATCACCGAAATCGGCATCGTCGAGGTCGATGCCGACGGCAGCGTTCGCGAGTGGCAGCAACTGGTCAATCCGGGCATCCGCATTCCGCCTTTCATCGAACAACTGACCGGGATCAGCAACGCCATGGTGGCCGATGCGCCGGCATTTGAAGAGGTCGCCGGCGAAGCCTTGTGTCGCCTGGAAGGCCGCCTGTTCATCGCGCATAACGCGCGCTTCGACTATGGCTTCCTGAAAAATGAATTCCAGCGCCTGGGCATTGTGTTCCGGGCGCCGGTGCTATGCACGGTGAAGCTGTCGCGTACGCTGTTTCCCGAACACAAGCGCCACAATCTGGATTCGCTGATCGAGCGCCATGGCTTGCAGGCCGAGGCACGTCACCGGGCACTGGCCGATGCCCAGTTGATCCACCAGTTCTGGCAGCGTATCCACGTCGCACCCGGCCTGGAAACCGTGCAGGCTGCGCTGAAGACGCTCAACGCCCATCCCAGCCTGCCTTCCCAGCTTGATCCCGGGATCATCGACGAGTTACCGGAAACGCCCGGTGTCTATCTTTTCTACGGTGAAAACGAACTGCCGCTCTACATCGGCAAGGCCAAGGACATCCGCAAGCGCGTGCTGTCCCACTTCGCCGCCGACCACAAGTCGGCCAAGGACATGGCCCTGTCGCAACAGCTCAGGCGCATCGACTGGATCGAAACCGCCGGCGAAATCGGTGCCTTGCTCAAGGAAGCGGCGCTGGTCAAGCAACTGCAGCCGAGCAGCAACCGCCAGTTGCGCAAGAACGACGACATTTGCACCTGGACTCTGGTCGACGAGGGCGAAGGCTGGCTGCGCCCGGAACTGACATCGGCCCGCGATCTTGAATTCGGCATCCATGCCTCCTGCTACGGCCTGTTCAAGAACAGCAAGGAAGCCACCGACGTGCTGCGCGCACTGGCGACCGAATACAATCTGTGCGACACCCTGCTCGGCCTGGAGAAAAACGTTCCCGGCAAACCCTGTTTCGGCTACCAGATCCGGCGCTGCAAAGGCGCCTGCGTTGGTCACGAACCCTATGCCAAACACACGATGCGGCTGGTCGGCGCACTGACCCGGCTGAAGCTGGTCGCCTGGCCGGTGAACGGACCGGCACTGATCCGCGAAGGCAAGGAACTCCATCTGATCGAAGGCTGGCGCTACCTCGGGACGGCCCGTTCCGAAGTTGAATTGCACGACCTGCTGGACGCCACTCGCCCGCCATTCGATCGGGATATCTACAAGCTGTTGGCGAAGCATGTTGGCAAGATGATTCCCTTATCATCGGCCCATGCGTCATTGACGAGGAATTGA
- a CDS encoding ribonucleoside-diphosphate reductase subunit alpha, whose amino-acid sequence MQSNVQSLSAANEFAVAALQVIRRNGALVAFDADKIAVALSKAFLAVEGSQSSVSSRLRELVARLTQSVVRSLTRRSPDGGTVHIEDIQDQVELALMRAGEHDVARAYVLYRERRAAERAASQAEEINVAELHVLDNGVRQPLDRELLLKNCEAACFGLGEVVSPRTIFEHALKNLYDGVPLADVYQALILAARTLIEREPAYNQVTARLLLASLGREVLGQPVTLDELAVVQADYLGDFIKQGIAAELLDPRLATYDLARLAAALKPERDLQFGYLGLQTLYDRYFLHIEGRRIELPQIFFMRVAMGLALNEIDREARAIEFYDLISSFDFMCSTPTLFNSGTLHSQLSSCYLTTVADDLEGIFQSIKENALLQKYAGGLGNDWTPVRSLGSRIKGTNGQSQGVIPFLKVVNDTAVAVNQGGKRKGAVCAYLETWHLDIEEFLDLRKNTGDERRRAHDMNTANWIPDLFMQRVIENAEWTLFSPVDVPDLHDLFGAEFEIAYLGYEAQAASGQLKLHKKIPAVQLWRKMLTMLFETGHPWITFKDACNLRSPQQHVGVVHSSNLCTEITLNTSDSETAVCNLGSINLLAHLKDGQLDQAKLARTINTALRMLDNVVDINFYATPKARNANLRHRPVGLGIMGFADCLYEIGLPYASTAAVEFADKAMEAVCYHAYSASSELARERGRYSSFTGSLWDQGILPLDSIRLLEAGRGGYLEVNRESSLDWDALRERIARYGMRNSNCVAIAPTATISNIVGVSASIEPTYQNIYVKSNLSGEFTVVNDALVRDLKALDLWDEVMVADLKYFDGSLARIERVPDELKARYATAFEIDPVWLIEAAARRQKWIDQAQSLNLYLALPSGKKLDEIYKLAWTRGLKTTYYLRTLGASQAEKAGGRDEAVAPEEPKFCAIDNPECEACQ is encoded by the coding sequence TTGCAATCCAATGTCCAGTCTCTCTCTGCCGCAAACGAATTCGCGGTTGCCGCCCTGCAGGTCATCCGCCGTAACGGCGCGCTCGTTGCCTTCGATGCCGACAAGATCGCCGTTGCGCTGAGCAAGGCCTTTCTCGCCGTCGAGGGCAGCCAGAGTTCGGTGTCGTCGCGCCTCCGCGAACTCGTCGCCCGCCTGACGCAGAGCGTCGTTCGCTCGCTGACCCGCCGTTCGCCGGATGGCGGTACGGTGCATATCGAGGACATCCAGGACCAGGTCGAACTGGCGTTGATGCGTGCCGGCGAGCATGACGTGGCGCGGGCCTACGTGCTCTACCGCGAACGCCGCGCCGCCGAGCGGGCGGCCAGCCAGGCCGAGGAAATCAACGTCGCCGAGCTGCATGTGCTCGATAACGGCGTGCGCCAGCCGCTCGACCGCGAACTGCTGCTGAAGAATTGCGAAGCCGCCTGCTTCGGTCTGGGCGAGGTCGTGTCGCCGCGGACCATCTTTGAGCACGCCTTGAAGAATCTCTACGATGGCGTGCCGCTGGCCGACGTCTACCAGGCGCTGATCCTCGCCGCGCGCACCTTGATCGAGCGCGAGCCGGCCTACAACCAGGTCACCGCCCGCTTGCTGCTGGCCAGTCTGGGCCGCGAAGTGCTCGGCCAGCCGGTGACGCTGGATGAGCTGGCGGTCGTCCAGGCCGACTATCTCGGCGATTTCATCAAGCAGGGCATCGCCGCCGAACTGCTCGACCCGCGCCTCGCCACCTACGACCTGGCGCGCCTCGCCGCCGCCCTGAAACCCGAGCGCGACCTGCAGTTCGGCTACCTCGGCCTGCAGACGCTGTACGACCGTTACTTCCTGCACATCGAAGGGCGGCGCATCGAGCTGCCGCAGATTTTTTTCATGCGTGTCGCGATGGGCCTGGCGCTCAACGAAATCGACCGCGAAGCCCGTGCCATCGAGTTCTACGACCTGATTTCCAGTTTTGATTTCATGTGCTCGACACCGACCCTGTTCAACAGCGGCACGCTGCATTCGCAGCTGTCATCCTGCTACCTGACCACGGTGGCCGACGATCTCGAAGGCATATTCCAGTCGATCAAGGAAAACGCCCTGTTGCAGAAATACGCCGGTGGCCTGGGCAACGACTGGACGCCGGTGCGTTCGCTGGGCAGCCGGATCAAAGGCACCAACGGCCAGAGCCAGGGGGTGATTCCCTTTTTGAAGGTGGTCAACGACACGGCGGTCGCCGTGAACCAGGGCGGCAAACGCAAGGGCGCCGTCTGCGCCTATCTCGAGACGTGGCATCTCGACATCGAGGAATTTCTCGACCTCAGGAAGAATACCGGCGACGAGCGCCGCCGCGCGCACGACATGAACACCGCCAACTGGATTCCCGACCTGTTCATGCAGCGGGTCATCGAAAATGCCGAATGGACCTTGTTCTCGCCGGTCGACGTGCCCGATCTGCACGATTTGTTCGGTGCTGAATTCGAGATCGCCTACCTTGGCTACGAAGCGCAAGCGGCCAGCGGTCAACTCAAGCTGCACAAGAAAATCCCGGCCGTGCAGCTGTGGCGCAAGATGCTGACCATGCTGTTCGAAACCGGCCATCCGTGGATCACCTTCAAGGATGCCTGCAACCTGCGCTCGCCGCAGCAGCACGTCGGTGTCGTGCATAGCTCGAACCTCTGTACCGAGATCACGCTGAACACTTCGGATTCGGAAACCGCCGTCTGCAATCTCGGTTCGATCAATCTGCTGGCGCATCTGAAGGACGGCCAGCTCGACCAGGCCAAGCTGGCCCGCACGATCAACACAGCGCTGCGCATGCTCGACAACGTCGTCGATATCAATTTCTACGCGACGCCCAAGGCGCGCAATGCCAACCTGCGGCATCGTCCGGTCGGCCTCGGCATCATGGGCTTTGCCGATTGCCTCTACGAAATCGGCCTGCCCTACGCGTCGACCGCTGCGGTGGAATTCGCCGACAAAGCCATGGAAGCCGTCTGCTACCACGCCTACTCGGCATCGAGCGAACTGGCCCGCGAGCGCGGCCGTTATTCCAGCTTCACCGGCAGCCTGTGGGATCAGGGTATTTTGCCGCTCGACTCGATCCGGCTGCTCGAAGCAGGGCGGGGCGGCTATCTCGAGGTGAACCGCGAATCCAGTCTCGACTGGGACGCGCTCAGGGAACGCATCGCCCGTTACGGCATGCGCAATTCCAACTGCGTGGCGATTGCGCCGACCGCGACCATTTCCAACATCGTCGGCGTCTCGGCCAGCATCGAGCCGACTTACCAGAACATCTACGTCAAATCCAACCTCTCCGGCGAGTTCACCGTCGTCAACGATGCGCTGGTCCGCGATCTGAAAGCGCTCGATCTGTGGGACGAAGTCATGGTCGCCGACCTCAAGTATTTCGACGGCTCGCTGGCCCGCATCGAGCGCGTGCCGGACGAACTCAAGGCGCGCTACGCCACCGCCTTCGAGATCGACCCGGTGTGGCTGATCGAAGCGGCGGCGCGCCGGCAGAAATGGATCGATCAGGCGCAATCGCTGAACCTCTATCTGGCGCTGCCCTCCGGCAAGAAACTCGACGAAATCTACAAGCTGGCCTGGACGCGCGGCCTGAAAACCACCTACTACCTGCGCACGCTCGGTGCCAGTCAGGCCGAGAAAGCGGGCGGGCGCGACGAGGCGGTTGCACCGGAAGAACCGAAATTTTGCGCCATCGATAATCCGGAATGCGAGGCCTGCCAATGA
- a CDS encoding ribonucleotide-diphosphate reductase subunit beta: protein MPPTAALAPINAADKRIVNGKADINQLAPFKYPWAWEFFLKANRNHWTPLEISMAQDVHDYHHKLSPAERHVFENVLAYLTTSDILAMRNIGLAVMEKMSAPELQIYQARQVYEEALHTWTYQHCIESIGLDQQEIYNRYRVVPEIHGKIALANRRLGKVLRSDFDLTDRANLHEFALSYFFFAVIFEGCWFYNGFTPIFALQRRGLMKGAAEQLQYIMRDEVLHCAFGIRVIRELLIEENLTLDPVALRELWDEAEAAEVAYAGFILKEPILGYNADLHVRQFRFVANRRARQVGVEEPFPGAENVLPWLDEQANLRKEKNFFETRVTEYQTGGALAWD, encoded by the coding sequence ATGCCACCCACCGCCGCCCTGGCGCCGATCAACGCGGCGGACAAGCGCATCGTCAATGGCAAGGCCGACATCAACCAGTTGGCGCCCTTCAAGTACCCGTGGGCCTGGGAGTTCTTCCTCAAGGCCAACCGCAACCACTGGACGCCGCTCGAAATCAGCATGGCGCAGGACGTGCACGACTACCACCACAAGCTCAGCCCGGCCGAGCGCCACGTTTTCGAGAATGTGCTGGCCTATCTGACGACCTCCGACATCCTCGCCATGCGCAACATCGGCCTGGCGGTGATGGAGAAGATGAGCGCGCCGGAACTGCAGATCTACCAGGCCCGCCAGGTCTATGAAGAAGCGCTGCACACCTGGACCTACCAGCACTGCATCGAAAGCATCGGTCTCGATCAGCAGGAAATCTACAACCGTTACCGTGTCGTGCCGGAAATCCACGGCAAGATCGCGCTCGCCAATCGGCGCTTGGGAAAGGTACTCCGTTCGGACTTCGATCTCACCGACCGCGCCAACCTGCACGAATTCGCACTCTCCTATTTCTTCTTCGCGGTGATTTTCGAAGGCTGCTGGTTCTACAACGGCTTCACGCCGATCTTCGCGCTGCAGCGGCGCGGTTTGATGAAGGGCGCCGCCGAGCAGTTGCAGTACATCATGCGCGACGAGGTGCTGCACTGCGCTTTCGGCATTCGCGTCATCCGCGAATTGCTCATCGAAGAAAACCTGACGCTCGATCCCGTCGCGCTGCGCGAACTGTGGGATGAAGCCGAGGCCGCCGAAGTCGCCTACGCCGGGTTCATCCTGAAAGAACCGATTCTCGGCTACAACGCCGATCTGCACGTCCGGCAGTTCCGCTTCGTCGCCAACCGGCGGGCCAGGCAGGTCGGTGTCGAGGAGCCCTTCCCGGGCGCCGAGAACGTCCTGCCCTGGCTCGACGAGCAGGCCAACCTGCGCAAGGAGAAGAACTTCTTCGAAACGCGGGTGACCGAGTACCAGACGGGTGGGGCGTTGGCCTGGGATTGA
- the msrA gene encoding peptide-methionine (S)-S-oxide reductase MsrA has translation MVLSTSFLVGACADDKTAAKAAKPAVTDSIVLGMGCFWGAEKRMAAIPGVLDVESGYANGEVAGTYEAVLAHEKALRAGKSSQRNHAEVVKVTFDPAKVDLEKVLIQFWESHNPTQGNRQGNDVGTNYRSAIYTHNDAQQALALKTKDAYQKALSAEKFGAITTEIAPLKKYYSAEEYHQNYLVKNPDGYCGLGGTGVKYPNANGASTPMPPAATKAPRLEAKALNFERQLIVFEADDCAYCRKFKADVLDHWKSPVAVVRTLHPEAPAGWSLEKALFATPTMVLFEKGKEVSRYTGYNGETARFWKWLGFHLLTPAQQKIAFELGTERPGTGSNLDEKRPGTFVDPISGVPLFRSDTKFESGTGWPSFFNPLPGAISLHEDISMGMKRVEVRSASSGIHLGHVFDDGPPPTGKRYCINGNVLKFVPDAAK, from the coding sequence TTGGTCCTCTCTACCAGTTTTCTGGTCGGCGCCTGCGCCGACGACAAGACCGCCGCCAAGGCGGCAAAACCGGCGGTCACCGATAGCATCGTGCTCGGCATGGGCTGTTTCTGGGGCGCCGAAAAACGAATGGCGGCCATCCCCGGCGTGCTCGATGTCGAAAGCGGTTACGCCAACGGCGAGGTCGCTGGCACCTACGAAGCGGTGCTCGCCCACGAAAAAGCGCTGCGTGCCGGCAAGTCCAGCCAGCGCAACCACGCCGAAGTGGTCAAGGTGACCTTCGACCCGGCCAAGGTCGATCTGGAAAAGGTGCTGATCCAGTTCTGGGAAAGCCACAACCCGACGCAGGGCAACCGCCAGGGCAACGATGTCGGCACCAATTACCGCAGCGCCATCTACACCCACAACGATGCCCAGCAGGCGCTCGCCCTGAAAACCAAGGATGCCTACCAGAAGGCCCTGTCCGCCGAGAAATTCGGCGCCATCACCACCGAAATCGCGCCGCTGAAAAAGTACTACTCGGCCGAGGAATACCACCAGAACTACCTGGTCAAGAACCCCGACGGTTATTGCGGCCTGGGCGGTACCGGGGTCAAGTATCCGAATGCCAACGGCGCTTCGACGCCGATGCCGCCGGCCGCCACCAAGGCGCCGCGACTCGAGGCCAAGGCGCTCAACTTCGAGCGCCAGCTGATCGTCTTCGAGGCCGATGACTGCGCCTACTGCCGCAAGTTCAAGGCCGACGTGCTTGATCACTGGAAATCGCCGGTCGCCGTCGTCCGCACGCTGCACCCCGAAGCGCCGGCTGGCTGGTCGCTGGAAAAGGCACTGTTCGCTACGCCGACCATGGTGCTCTTCGAGAAGGGCAAGGAAGTCTCGCGCTATACCGGCTACAACGGCGAAACCGCCCGCTTCTGGAAATGGCTGGGCTTTCACCTGCTGACACCGGCCCAGCAGAAGATCGCCTTCGAGCTGGGGACCGAGCGCCCGGGTACCGGCTCCAACCTCGATGAAAAGCGCCCCGGCACCTTCGTCGATCCGATCTCCGGCGTGCCGCTGTTCCGCAGCGATACCAAGTTTGAGAGCGGCACCGGCTGGCCGAGCTTCTTCAATCCGCTGCCCGGCGCCATCTCGCTGCATGAAGATATCAGCATGGGCATGAAACGCGTCGAAGTGCGCAGTGCCAGTTCCGGCATCCACCTCGGCCACGTCTTCGACGACGGCCCGCCGCCGACCGGCAAGCGTTATTGCATCAACGGCAACGTGCTCAAATTCGTGCCGGACGCGGCCAAGTAG
- a CDS encoding thiosulfate sulfurtransferase GlpE: MSTVEKPAYHCLSPQDAAVLLLAEPSASIFDVRDIANYQRAHIDGAMHLSEDRLLAWMRRLPKEAPIVIYCYQGNASKTFAQMFIDFRYTRVFSVDGGYEPLAAALTAAVAA; the protein is encoded by the coding sequence ATGAGCACTGTAGAAAAACCGGCCTATCACTGTCTTTCGCCGCAGGATGCCGCCGTCCTGCTTTTGGCCGAGCCGTCGGCCAGCATCTTCGACGTGCGGGACATCGCCAACTACCAGCGGGCGCACATCGACGGCGCCATGCATCTGTCCGAAGATCGCCTGCTGGCCTGGATGCGCCGCCTGCCGAAGGAGGCGCCGATCGTCATCTATTGCTATCAGGGCAATGCGAGCAAGACCTTTGCCCAGATGTTCATCGATTTTCGCTACACCCGCGTATTCAGCGTCGATGGCGGCTACGAGCCGCTGGCTGCGGCGCTCACCGCCGCGGTCGCCGCATGA
- a CDS encoding glutathione S-transferase family protein has translation MTMKFYMTPGSCSTGIHILLEECGLVFEAYIVNLLAGDQYKKDYLAINPKASIPTLVLDDGTALTEFSAIAWWLGRSYPKRKLLPESIKDEVQVLSVMNHAVHTLHTQGFARIFTTERFSPSSADHESVKAQGRQIIDQGFAIVNRQLAGREYVVDHFSIADAALFYVEFWADRIGIPLPENCQAHYRRMLTRPAVRQVLAEEGYAAVLR, from the coding sequence ATGACCATGAAGTTCTACATGACCCCCGGCTCGTGCTCGACCGGCATCCACATCCTGCTTGAAGAGTGCGGCCTGGTCTTCGAGGCCTACATCGTCAACCTGCTGGCCGGCGACCAGTACAAGAAGGACTACCTGGCGATCAACCCCAAGGCCAGCATCCCGACACTGGTCCTCGACGACGGCACGGCGCTCACCGAGTTTTCCGCCATCGCCTGGTGGCTGGGGCGCAGCTACCCGAAGCGCAAGCTGCTGCCGGAGAGCATCAAGGACGAAGTGCAGGTGCTCAGCGTCATGAACCATGCCGTGCATACGCTGCACACCCAGGGCTTCGCCCGCATCTTCACCACCGAACGCTTTTCGCCGAGCAGCGCCGACCACGAATCGGTCAAGGCGCAGGGCCGGCAAATCATCGATCAGGGCTTTGCCATCGTCAATCGCCAACTGGCCGGCCGGGAATACGTTGTCGATCACTTCAGCATCGCCGATGCCGCGCTGTTCTATGTCGAATTCTGGGCCGACCGCATCGGCATCCCGCTGCCGGAAAACTGCCAGGCCCATTACCGCCGGATGCTGACCCGCCCGGCGGTCCGCCAGGTGCTGGCGGAGGAGGGCTACGCTGCCGTGCTGCGCTGA
- a CDS encoding Crp/Fnr family transcriptional regulator — MKNAALFNELGANEIARIAKGTREVRCAQGETIFHRGDPCTGFHILIFGQVKLSFTSPQGGEKIVEVVQQGQSFGEAMMFLDKPYVVSAQALNSSLLLHVSTSTVFGEMDRDHGIRSKMLSSLALRTHHLMQDVEGYTLLTGKQRFIGYLLDQLENGELDGEAASLDLSVKKCVIASRLNLTQEYFSRILRELNDLDLIRVEGRHLKIPSLERLSKHQFE, encoded by the coding sequence CTGAAGAATGCGGCGCTCTTCAATGAGCTTGGCGCAAACGAAATTGCCCGGATCGCCAAAGGAACCCGGGAAGTTCGCTGCGCCCAAGGGGAGACGATTTTTCATCGCGGCGATCCGTGCACGGGCTTTCACATCCTCATTTTCGGGCAGGTCAAGCTATCGTTCACTTCGCCCCAGGGGGGCGAGAAGATTGTCGAGGTGGTGCAACAAGGACAGAGCTTCGGGGAGGCCATGATGTTCCTCGACAAGCCCTATGTCGTTTCGGCGCAAGCCCTTAACAGCAGCCTGTTGCTGCATGTCTCGACGTCGACGGTATTCGGCGAGATGGATCGCGATCACGGCATCAGGAGCAAGATGCTGAGCAGCCTGGCCCTCCGGACGCACCACCTGATGCAGGATGTCGAAGGCTATACCCTGCTCACCGGCAAGCAGCGCTTCATCGGGTACCTGCTCGATCAGCTGGAAAACGGTGAGCTGGACGGTGAAGCGGCGAGCCTCGATCTTTCAGTTAAAAAATGCGTCATCGCTTCCCGCCTCAATCTCACCCAGGAGTATTTCTCGCGCATTCTGCGTGAATTGAACGATCTCGATCTGATTCGGGTCGAGGGCCGGCATCTGAAGATTCCGAGTCTTGAACGCTTGAGCAAGCATCAATTTGAATAG
- a CDS encoding YdcH family protein: MFHEYRDLISELKTTDRYFQTLFDKHNTLDQKIKGMESKLEPGTPDEIEVLKKKKLAIKDELYALLQKISLTRVKT; encoded by the coding sequence ATGTTTCATGAATATCGCGACCTGATTTCCGAATTGAAGACTACCGACAGGTACTTCCAGACCCTGTTCGACAAGCACAACACCCTCGATCAGAAGATCAAGGGCATGGAATCCAAATTGGAGCCCGGAACGCCCGATGAGATCGAGGTTCTGAAAAAGAAAAAGCTGGCTATCAAGGACGAGCTGTACGCGCTGCTTCAGAAAATAAGCCTGACTCGGGTCAAGACCTGA
- the gdhA gene encoding NADP-specific glutamate dehydrogenase, which translates to MRYQSFEDFIQQVAARNPGQPEFLQAVTEVMESLWPYIAQHPKYAEHGLLDRLVEPERVIMFRVSWIDDHGEVQVNRGYRIQHSSAIGPYKGGIRFHPSVNLSILKFLAFEQTFKNALTTLPMGGAKGGSDFDPKGRSPGEVMRFCQAFVSELFRHVGSDTDVPAGDIGVGGREVGFMAGMMKKLSNRADCVFTGKGLSFGGSLIRPEATGYGTVYFAEQMLKQQGRSFEGLRVSVSGAGNVAQYSVEKAMALGAKVVTVSDSSGTVVDESGFTPEKLAELMEVKNHLYGRVSDYAKRVGATFQPGLRPWHVPVDVALPCATQNELDGEDAQMLVKNGVICVAEGANMPSTADAVKVFESNGVLYAPGKASNAGGVATSGLEMSQNAMRLSWQRDEVDARLHEIMCNIHEACLNYGRDADGKVSYVNGANIAGFVKVAEAMLAQGVI; encoded by the coding sequence ATGCGTTACCAGAGTTTTGAGGATTTCATCCAGCAAGTGGCGGCCCGCAATCCGGGGCAACCGGAATTCCTGCAAGCGGTTACCGAAGTCATGGAAAGCCTGTGGCCGTACATCGCCCAGCACCCGAAATATGCGGAACACGGCCTGCTTGATCGGCTGGTCGAACCGGAGCGCGTCATCATGTTCCGCGTCTCGTGGATCGACGATCATGGCGAGGTCCAGGTCAATCGCGGCTACCGCATCCAGCATTCCTCGGCCATCGGCCCCTACAAGGGCGGCATCCGCTTCCACCCTTCGGTCAACCTGTCGATCCTCAAGTTCCTGGCCTTCGAGCAGACTTTCAAGAATGCCCTGACCACCTTGCCGATGGGTGGCGCCAAGGGTGGCTCCGACTTCGATCCGAAGGGCCGCAGTCCGGGTGAAGTGATGCGTTTCTGCCAGGCTTTCGTCAGCGAGTTGTTCCGCCATGTCGGTTCCGATACCGACGTGCCGGCCGGCGACATCGGCGTCGGGGGCCGCGAAGTCGGCTTCATGGCCGGCATGATGAAAAAGCTCTCGAACCGTGCCGACTGCGTGTTCACCGGCAAGGGCCTGAGTTTCGGCGGCTCGCTGATCCGTCCCGAAGCAACCGGTTACGGCACGGTCTATTTCGCCGAGCAGATGCTCAAGCAGCAAGGCCGCAGCTTCGAGGGCCTGCGCGTCAGTGTTTCCGGCGCCGGCAACGTCGCCCAGTATTCGGTCGAGAAAGCCATGGCCCTTGGCGCCAAGGTCGTCACGGTGTCGGATTCGAGCGGTACGGTGGTCGACGAAAGCGGTTTCACGCCGGAAAAACTGGCCGAACTGATGGAGGTGAAAAACCATCTCTACGGTCGCGTCAGCGATTACGCCAAGCGCGTCGGCGCCACCTTCCAGCCCGGGCTACGTCCCTGGCACGTACCGGTGGATGTCGCCCTGCCTTGCGCAACGCAGAACGAACTGGACGGCGAAGATGCCCAGATGCTGGTGAAAAATGGCGTGATCTGCGTCGCCGAAGGCGCCAACATGCCATCGACCGCCGACGCCGTGAAGGTCTTCGAAAGCAATGGGGTGCTCTATGCCCCGGGCAAGGCAAGCAATGCCGGCGGGGTCGCAACCTCCGGCCTCGAAATGAGCCAGAACGCGATGCGCCTCTCCTGGCAGCGCGACGAAGTCGACGCCCGTCTGCACGAGATCATGTGCAACATCCATGAAGCCTGTCTGAACTATGGTCGCGATGCGGACGGCAAGGTGAGCTACGTCAATGGCGCCAACATTGCCGGCTTCGTCAAGGTGGCCGAAGCCATGCTGGCGCAGGGCGTCATTTAA
- a CDS encoding LysR family transcriptional regulator: protein MHDINDMLFFAHVVKVRSFSEAARRLNVSKSRVSKAIARLESDLGVRLLHRSTRSLSLTDVGEAYFEHCDRILEELSLADTTISRLHQEPRGKLKISAPVAFSTMHVASALPDFMALYPDLTVDLTISDRMVDLADEGYDIALRITREPGENLVARQLAPIRRKICASPSYLARRGIPRVPEDLIAHNCLDYSFMNTQGVWHLNGYNGDVSIPVSGTLRINDDEALSQAVLGGLGLALLPTFIVGKDLQEGRLVEVLPGYVPTERFIYAIHLPNRHLPLKVRAFIEFLLNRFGPTPYWDR from the coding sequence GTGCACGACATCAATGACATGCTGTTCTTCGCTCACGTGGTCAAGGTCCGGAGCTTTTCCGAGGCGGCGCGCCGGCTTAATGTTTCCAAGTCACGGGTGAGCAAGGCGATCGCCCGCCTGGAGAGCGACCTTGGCGTCCGGCTGCTGCACCGGAGTACCCGCAGCCTGAGCCTGACCGATGTCGGCGAGGCGTATTTCGAGCATTGCGACCGGATCCTCGAAGAACTGAGCCTGGCCGACACGACGATTTCCCGCTTGCATCAGGAACCGCGCGGCAAACTGAAGATCAGCGCGCCGGTGGCTTTCAGCACGATGCATGTCGCCTCGGCCTTGCCGGATTTCATGGCGCTCTATCCCGACCTGACCGTCGATCTGACGATCAGTGACCGAATGGTCGACCTGGCCGACGAGGGCTACGACATTGCCCTGCGCATCACCCGCGAGCCCGGCGAGAACCTCGTGGCCCGTCAGTTGGCACCGATCCGCCGAAAGATCTGCGCCAGCCCTTCCTACCTCGCGCGCCGGGGAATTCCGCGGGTTCCCGAGGATCTCATCGCGCACAATTGCCTGGACTATTCCTTCATGAATACCCAAGGGGTCTGGCATCTCAATGGGTACAACGGTGATGTTTCGATCCCGGTATCCGGCACCCTGCGCATCAACGACGACGAGGCGCTGTCACAGGCGGTTCTCGGCGGGCTGGGCTTGGCCTTGCTGCCGACCTTCATCGTCGGCAAGGATCTGCAGGAAGGCCGCCTGGTCGAAGTGCTGCCTGGCTATGTGCCAACCGAACGGTTCATCTACGCCATTCATCTGCCGAATCGGCACTTGCCGCTGAAAGTCCGTGCCTTTATTGAATTCCTTCTCAACCGCTTTGGGCCAACCCCGTATTGGGATCGTTGA